One Streptomyces formicae genomic window, GCCCGCGCGCACCGCACCCCGGTCGCGATCCGCAACGGCGGCCACTCGTACGCGGGTTGGTCGTCGGGCACCGGGCGCCTGATCATCGACGTGTCGAAGCTGAACACGATCCGGGCGAGCGGGAACAGCGCGACCATCGGCGGCGGCGCCAAGCTCATCGACGTCTACCGCTCGCTCGCCGCGAAGGGCGTGACGATCCCCGCGGGCTCCTGCCCGACCGTCGGCATCTCGGGGCTCACCCTCGGCGGCGGCCACGGCGTGGTCTCCCGGGCGTACGGCCTGACCTGCGACAGCCTCACCTCCGCGACGCTGATCACGGCGGACGGCAAGCAGCTCAGGGCCTCCACGTCCGAGAACAAGGACCTCTTCTGGGCGCTGCGCGGCGCGGGCAACGGCAACTTCGGCGTCGTCACCGAGCTGACGTACCGCACGCACGCCGCGCCCCAGGGCGTCTCGGCGTACATGACGTGGCCCTGGTCGAAGGCGGCGGCGGTCGTCAAGGCGTGGCAGACGTGGGGCCCCGACCAGCCGGACGAGATCTGGTCCTCCCTCCACCTGGCCAACACCCCCGGCGGCACCCCGAACGTCTCCGTCGCGTGCTTCTCGCTCGGCACGTACGGCGAACTGCAGAACGCCGTCGACCGCCTCGCCGACAAGATCGGCGCCCCCGCGCGCAGCGTCTCCCTGAAGCGTCGTACGTACGAGGAGTCGATGGAGGTCTACGCGGGCTGCTCGTCCTTCTCGACCGACGCCCAGTGCCACCTGCCCGGCACGACACCGGGCCGCAGCCCGCAGGGCGCCCTCAACCGCGAGACGTACGCGGCCGGTTCGGACTTCTTCGACCGCTCCCTCTCCGCGACCGGCATCCGCACGCTGCTGTCGCAGATCGAGAACGTGACGGGCGCGAGCGCGGGCAGC contains:
- a CDS encoding FAD-binding oxidoreductase, whose product is MERRTFIGTTAATLAAATITSCSGGSGTGGSATGTTASRSGGGSSTPIRTSSAAASSPATLKALARDLDGTLVGPGEAKWAAACQLYNTRFDDLKPTAVAYVAHPDDIRTALSYARAHRTPVAIRNGGHSYAGWSSGTGRLIIDVSKLNTIRASGNSATIGGGAKLIDVYRSLAAKGVTIPAGSCPTVGISGLTLGGGHGVVSRAYGLTCDSLTSATLITADGKQLRASTSENKDLFWALRGAGNGNFGVVTELTYRTHAAPQGVSAYMTWPWSKAAAVVKAWQTWGPDQPDEIWSSLHLANTPGGTPNVSVACFSLGTYGELQNAVDRLADKIGAPARSVSLKRRTYEESMEVYAGCSSFSTDAQCHLPGTTPGRSPQGALNRETYAAGSDFFDRSLSATGIRTLLSQIENVTGASAGSIALTALGGAINRVDPTATAFVHRRSRMLAQYIASWRAGTSGKPAQAWLKKAHGAMGRHASGAAYQNYTDATLTNWRTAYYGDAAPRLKKLKKQYDPTRFFDFPQAL